In Neisseria brasiliensis, the following proteins share a genomic window:
- a CDS encoding CopD family protein, with protein MYLWLKLAHIFFIISWFAGLFYLPRIYVNLAQVNPQTEAAEYARLLGMAQRLYKFMSPLGLLAVICGLVIPFINGWWSMGWVHGKATLGILLIGYQHICRAHLRRFEQHACRHSHKFYRVFNEVPVLLMLLALYLVVFKPF; from the coding sequence ATGTATTTATGGTTAAAACTGGCGCATATTTTCTTCATTATTTCTTGGTTTGCCGGGCTGTTTTACCTGCCGCGCATTTATGTGAATTTGGCGCAGGTCAATCCGCAAACCGAAGCCGCCGAATACGCGCGACTGCTCGGCATGGCGCAGCGGCTGTATAAATTTATGTCTCCTTTGGGGCTGTTGGCCGTGATTTGCGGCTTGGTGATTCCGTTTATCAACGGCTGGTGGTCTATGGGCTGGGTGCATGGCAAGGCCACTTTGGGCATTTTACTGATTGGCTACCAACACATCTGCCGCGCCCACCTGCGCCGATTCGAGCAGCATGCCTGCCGCCATTCGCATAAGTTTTATCGCGTGTTTAATGAAGTGCCGGTGTTGCTGATGCTTTTGGCGCTGTATTTGGTGGTGTTTAAACCGTTTTGA
- the mnmE gene encoding tRNA uridine-5-carboxymethylaminomethyl(34) synthesis GTPase MnmE: MSAPNPTIAAIATAPGRGGVGVIRLSGKDLLPLAQALSGGKTPKPRVALYTDFLDADGQAIDNGLMLYFAAPASFTGEDVIELQGHGGPVVMDMLLQRCFALGAKAAEPGEFTKRAFLNNKLDLAQAESVADLIDASSKSAARMALRSLKGAFSQHIHALVDDLITLRMLVEATLDFPEEDIDFLEAADARGKLAGLQGRLKTVLASAEQGAILREGMNVVLVGAPNVGKSSLLNALAGDDIAIVTDIAGTTRDTVREQITLDGVPVHIIDTAGLRETDDVVEQIGIQRSQKAVNEADVALILIDPREGINAKTQAILNGLPEGLKRIEIHNKADLTGDTVEKISDGLTPTGADTLIKLSAKTGQGLDLLKQALLQEIGWQGESESLFLARSRHLTALHAAEAELENAALCGNHQIELLAEHLRLAQVACSEITGEFTADDLLGVIFSRFCIGK, from the coding sequence ATGTCTGCACCCAATCCCACCATCGCCGCCATCGCCACTGCGCCCGGCCGCGGCGGCGTCGGCGTGATTCGTTTGTCCGGCAAAGATTTGCTGCCTTTGGCACAGGCATTGAGCGGTGGTAAAACGCCCAAGCCGCGCGTGGCTTTGTACACCGATTTCCTCGATGCCGACGGCCAAGCCATCGACAACGGCCTAATGCTCTATTTCGCCGCGCCCGCCAGTTTTACCGGCGAAGACGTGATTGAATTGCAAGGCCACGGCGGGCCGGTGGTGATGGATATGTTGTTGCAGCGCTGTTTCGCCCTCGGTGCCAAAGCCGCCGAGCCGGGTGAATTCACCAAACGCGCTTTTCTCAACAACAAGCTCGACTTGGCGCAGGCCGAGAGCGTGGCTGATTTAATTGATGCCTCGAGCAAATCCGCCGCCCGCATGGCTTTGCGTTCGCTCAAAGGCGCGTTCTCGCAGCATATTCACGCGCTGGTCGATGATTTGATTACGCTCAGAATGCTGGTCGAAGCCACGCTGGATTTTCCCGAAGAAGACATCGATTTTCTCGAAGCCGCCGATGCGCGCGGCAAGCTGGCCGGTTTGCAAGGCCGTCTGAAAACTGTGTTGGCCAGTGCCGAACAAGGCGCGATTTTGCGCGAAGGCATGAATGTGGTGCTGGTCGGTGCGCCGAATGTGGGCAAATCCAGCCTGCTCAACGCTTTGGCCGGCGACGACATCGCCATTGTCACCGATATTGCCGGCACCACGCGCGATACCGTGCGCGAACAAATCACGCTCGATGGCGTGCCGGTGCACATCATCGACACCGCCGGCCTGCGCGAAACCGACGACGTGGTCGAGCAAATCGGCATCCAGCGCAGCCAAAAAGCCGTCAACGAAGCCGATGTGGCGCTGATTCTGATTGACCCGCGCGAAGGCATCAACGCCAAAACCCAAGCCATTCTCAACGGCCTGCCCGAAGGCTTGAAGCGCATCGAAATCCACAACAAAGCCGATTTGACCGGCGACACCGTGGAAAAAATTTCAGACGGCCTCACGCCAACCGGTGCCGATACCTTAATCAAACTTTCCGCTAAAACCGGCCAAGGCTTGGATTTGCTCAAACAAGCCTTGTTGCAGGAAATCGGCTGGCAGGGCGAAAGCGAAAGCCTGTTTCTCGCCCGCAGCCGCCACCTGACTGCCTTGCACGCTGCCGAAGCCGAGCTGGAAAACGCGGCATTGTGCGGCAACCATCAAATCGAGCTCTTGGCCGAACACCTGCGCTTGGCACAAGTAGCGTGCAGCGAAATCACCGGCGAATTTACTGCCGATGATTTATTGGGCGTGATTTTTTCGCGTTTTTGTATTGGTAAATAA
- a CDS encoding RNA-guided endonuclease InsQ/TnpB family protein — protein sequence MLILKTFKFELMPNGEQIRKMKQFCGCSRFVFNRALAYQNEQYQQDNSFKFSYTKIANLLPEWKRELDWLKDCHSQVLQQSLKDLESAFKNFFAKRADFPKFKRKGEKDSFRFPQGCKLEQQNNRIYLPKIGWVRYRNSRHVSGSLKNVTVSQKCGKWFVSMQTETEQEIAQPNGGETGIDMGVAKFATLSNGQFFEPINAFKTLKGKLAKLQKQFKHKTKFSKNWQKLKAKISRLHHKISNIRKNYLHQISSAISQNHAIVYVEDLQVANMSKSAKGNAVQHGKNVAAKSSLNRAILDQSWFEFRRQLDYKLLWRGGHLVAVPPQNTSRCCPACGHTAKDNRQTQANFECVQCGYQNNADIVGAINVLKRGQEILAAQK from the coding sequence ATGTTAATACTCAAAACATTCAAATTTGAACTGATGCCAAACGGCGAGCAAATCCGCAAAATGAAACAATTTTGCGGTTGTTCGCGTTTCGTATTCAATCGTGCTTTGGCGTATCAAAACGAACAATATCAACAAGATAATTCGTTCAAATTTAGCTACACCAAAATCGCAAATTTGCTGCCTGAATGGAAACGAGAATTAGACTGGCTAAAAGACTGCCACAGCCAAGTTTTGCAGCAAAGTTTGAAAGACTTGGAAAGCGCATTCAAAAACTTCTTTGCCAAACGCGCAGATTTCCCCAAATTCAAACGCAAAGGCGAAAAAGACAGTTTCCGCTTTCCGCAAGGCTGTAAATTGGAGCAGCAAAATAATCGTATCTATTTGCCCAAAATCGGTTGGGTGCGCTATCGCAACAGCCGACACGTTTCAGGCAGCCTGAAAAACGTAACCGTATCGCAAAAATGCGGTAAATGGTTTGTATCTATGCAAACCGAAACCGAGCAGGAAATCGCGCAGCCAAACGGTGGCGAAACTGGGATTGATATGGGTGTTGCCAAATTTGCAACATTGTCCAATGGTCAGTTTTTTGAGCCAATCAACGCATTCAAAACGTTGAAAGGCAAACTAGCAAAACTGCAAAAACAGTTCAAACACAAAACCAAATTCAGCAAAAACTGGCAGAAACTGAAAGCAAAAATCAGCCGTTTGCACCACAAAATCAGCAATATCCGTAAAAACTACCTGCACCAAATCAGCAGCGCAATCAGCCAAAACCACGCGATTGTGTATGTGGAAGATTTGCAGGTGGCGAATATGTCCAAATCCGCTAAAGGCAACGCCGTGCAGCATGGAAAAAACGTTGCTGCCAAATCAAGCTTAAACCGTGCGATTTTAGACCAGTCTTGGTTTGAGTTTCGCCGTCAGTTGGACTATAAGCTGTTGTGGCGCGGTGGGCATTTGGTGGCTGTTCCGCCACAAAATACCAGTCGTTGTTGCCCAGCTTGCGGACATACTGCCAAAGATAACCGTCAAACACAGGCAAACTTTGAATGTGTGCAATGTGGCTATCAAAACAATGCGGATATTGTGGGTGCAATCAATGTGTTAAAGCGCGGTCAAGAGATTTTGGCAGCGCAAAAGTAA
- a CDS encoding M16 family metallopeptidase, protein MYSKTLLLALAALPLTAQAAADIQRWTTPEGTQILLVERRENPIVDMEISFKGAGGVFNPSGKSQVAEFTAALLTDGTKTLDEEAFNEKANDIAANIGSGSGHETATIGFRSLSQAKNLNQTLALINESLTAPRFDPAVFARRQKQAVTALQQQETTPDFTAERAFTKLAYPNHPYGSDAYVTVDSLKAVTLDDIRAFHRTHYGKDNAVVAIVGDVNRRQAEKMVQTALKGLPNTSQAGSEIAPVQAQTAQRRDIPFAGEQAQIILGMPLIKRHDPDYYALVAGNYVLGGGGFDSRLMNRLRDQKGYTYGVYSSLMPLTEAGVFSIGYSTQKKNTRASLADVQAVVEQFIAEGPTEAELKQAKANIIGSFPLRFDSNAKLLKYLSLIGVHNLESSYLQDYPKAVEQLTTAQIKDAWQRRLKFSDLHVVVVGAQ, encoded by the coding sequence ATGTATTCTAAAACTTTACTGCTCGCGCTGGCCGCCCTGCCGCTGACCGCCCAAGCCGCTGCCGACATTCAGCGCTGGACGACACCGGAAGGCACGCAGATTCTGCTGGTCGAGCGCAGAGAAAATCCGATTGTTGATATGGAAATCAGCTTCAAAGGCGCAGGCGGCGTGTTCAATCCGTCGGGCAAAAGCCAAGTGGCCGAATTTACCGCCGCGCTGCTGACCGATGGCACGAAAACGCTGGACGAAGAAGCCTTCAACGAAAAAGCCAACGACATCGCCGCTAATATCGGCAGTGGCAGCGGCCATGAAACTGCCACCATCGGTTTCCGCAGTTTGAGTCAAGCCAAAAACCTGAACCAAACTTTGGCCTTAATCAACGAATCCTTAACCGCGCCGCGCTTCGATCCGGCCGTATTTGCTCGCCGCCAAAAGCAAGCGGTTACTGCCTTGCAGCAGCAGGAAACCACGCCCGATTTTACCGCCGAGCGCGCGTTTACCAAGCTTGCGTATCCGAACCATCCTTACGGCAGCGATGCGTATGTGACGGTGGACAGCCTGAAAGCCGTCACGCTTGACGACATCCGCGCGTTCCACCGCACCCATTACGGTAAAGACAACGCCGTGGTGGCGATTGTTGGCGATGTCAACCGCCGCCAAGCCGAAAAAATGGTGCAAACCGCATTAAAAGGCTTGCCGAACACCAGCCAAGCAGGCAGCGAGATTGCGCCGGTGCAAGCACAAACTGCCCAGCGCCGCGACATTCCGTTTGCCGGCGAGCAGGCGCAAATCATTTTGGGCATGCCGCTGATTAAACGCCACGACCCCGATTATTACGCTTTGGTGGCAGGCAATTATGTGTTGGGCGGCGGTGGTTTCGACAGCCGCTTGATGAACCGCCTGCGCGACCAAAAAGGCTATACCTACGGTGTGTACAGCAGCCTGATGCCGCTAACCGAAGCAGGCGTGTTCAGCATTGGTTATTCGACACAAAAGAAAAACACCCGCGCTTCTTTGGCCGATGTGCAGGCGGTGGTGGAGCAATTCATAGCCGAAGGGCCGACCGAAGCCGAGTTGAAACAGGCCAAAGCCAACATCATCGGCAGCTTCCCGCTGCGCTTTGATTCCAATGCCAAGCTGCTGAAATACTTAAGCCTGATTGGTGTACATAATCTGGAAAGCAGCTATTTGCAAGACTACCCGAAAGCGGTGGAACAGCTCACCACCGCGCAAATCAAAGATGCCTGGCAGCGTCGGCTGAAATTCAGCGATTTGCATGTTGTGGTGGTGGGTGCGCAATAA
- a CDS encoding FecCD family ABC transporter permease: protein MTPTAADIVKNQRALERKRWLVVCSFLIVSLIGFVFDIATGPSMLPVSEVVKSLLNMQGADEMSKVIVYDLRLPMAVMALVVGAALGVGGAEIQTLLNNPMASPYTLGLAAAAGLGASLVIAFGDFGLPHAFAVPIGAFVMTMLAAGVLFAFASIRRFNSAMLVLVGIALLFLFQSILSLIQFIAAPEISQQILFWLFGSLTKATWETVIVTTVVTAVCVSLLVKDVWKLTALRLGEERAAGLGINLQRLRIQTLVLVAIMTATAISFVGVIGFIGLVAPHVARILLGEDQRFFLPGSMLAGAAFLSVASVLSKVIIPGALFPVGIVTSFVGVPFFFWIVLTKR from the coding sequence ATGACCCCTACCGCCGCCGATATTGTCAAAAACCAGCGCGCCTTGGAGCGCAAACGCTGGTTGGTTGTTTGTTCTTTTTTAATCGTCAGCCTGATTGGCTTTGTGTTTGACATCGCGACCGGCCCTTCTATGTTGCCCGTAAGCGAGGTGGTGAAATCGCTGCTGAACATGCAGGGTGCGGACGAAATGAGCAAGGTGATTGTGTACGATTTGCGCCTGCCGATGGCGGTGATGGCCTTGGTGGTCGGCGCGGCCTTGGGCGTGGGCGGTGCGGAAATCCAAACCCTGCTAAATAACCCGATGGCCAGCCCTTACACGTTGGGTTTGGCGGCGGCGGCCGGTTTGGGTGCGTCGCTGGTGATTGCCTTTGGCGACTTCGGTTTGCCGCATGCGTTTGCCGTGCCGATTGGCGCGTTTGTGATGACCATGCTGGCGGCGGGGGTGTTGTTTGCGTTTGCTTCCATCCGCCGCTTCAATTCGGCCATGCTGGTATTGGTGGGGATTGCTTTGTTGTTTTTGTTTCAGTCGATTTTGTCGCTGATTCAGTTTATTGCTGCACCGGAAATTTCGCAGCAGATTTTGTTTTGGCTGTTCGGCAGTTTGACTAAGGCAACGTGGGAAACGGTTATCGTCACTACCGTGGTGACCGCCGTGTGCGTAAGCCTGTTGGTGAAAGATGTATGGAAACTCACCGCCCTGCGTTTGGGTGAAGAGCGCGCCGCCGGTTTGGGCATCAACCTGCAACGCCTGCGCATTCAAACCTTGGTGCTGGTGGCGATTATGACCGCCACGGCGATTAGTTTTGTCGGCGTAATCGGCTTTATCGGCTTGGTCGCGCCGCATGTGGCACGCATTCTGCTCGGCGAAGACCAGCGCTTTTTCCTGCCCGGCTCGATGCTGGCGGGCGCGGCGTTTTTGTCGGTGGCGAGCGTGTTGTCGAAAGTGATTATTCCCGGCGCGCTGTTCCCGGTGGGGATTGTGACCTCGTTTGTCGGCGTGCCGTTTTTCTTTTGGATTGTGTTGACCAAGCGATAA
- a CDS encoding Kazal-type serine protease inhibitor family protein, which produces MKSLWMVLPLLILSACQQPTPAAKPDTTFTTKSCHSRVCTREYDPVCATIEQGGRTVEQSFGNPCSVCSDSGKIIKVSRGACGSLR; this is translated from the coding sequence ATGAAAAGTTTATGGATGGTATTGCCGCTGCTCATACTCAGCGCCTGCCAACAGCCCACACCAGCGGCCAAGCCGGACACCACGTTTACCACTAAATCCTGCCACAGCCGCGTCTGCACCCGCGAATACGACCCCGTATGCGCCACCATCGAGCAGGGCGGGCGCACGGTAGAACAGTCGTTCGGCAATCCGTGCAGCGTGTGCAGCGACAGCGGCAAGATTATCAAGGTCAGCCGCGGCGCGTGTGGTAGTTTGCGTTAA
- a CDS encoding SLC13 family permease, whose translation MTLEIGLTLFITAVAIVLFATEKVRMDAVAILLIVSLAATGLIDGKDALSGFSNSSTITVAAMFILAAGLQHSGALNRIGQMLGRVKSPLMFLLVMFVSATVMSMFISNTAVVAVFIPIVLASAYKIGMAPSKALLPLSLVAQMAGLTTLIGTSSNLLVNGIAEQQGAADFGVFDFTLFGLLLLAAGCVYLLLVYRFLPDTGMQENDSRSNGHYVAEFQVKQDSLLIGQTISDSAMRKEFHAFPLALIRRGEKLSLPAHQMVHVDDVLLIRAEPENLLGLQQQFGLELHDNQDNSHQEEQDLVVVEAMIAPGSDWAQERLDTLQDDGWSRSVQVIGVQRRGNIVRKQLGRLKFKVGDILLLLVPRKDIDDFRRDSAFIVLAEGEKPMPNSWRAPFSIVVMLAVVIVAALEWAHISMTSMMGAVAMVAAGCLSAEAAYKAINWRIIILLAGLLPLGLAMTETGAAQYVVDHTVGLVKDSGPLLALGALYLVTKLLTEFMSNSGVAVLFAPIAISTAKMLGVSPEPFLIAVMFAAGASLMTPVGYQTNTMVYGAGGYRFGDFVKIGLPLNVILMELTLLLIPMFWPFEG comes from the coding sequence ATGACATTAGAAATCGGTTTAACTTTATTCATTACCGCGGTGGCGATTGTGCTGTTTGCCACTGAAAAAGTGCGCATGGACGCGGTGGCGATATTGCTGATTGTGTCGCTGGCGGCAACAGGCTTAATCGATGGCAAAGATGCCTTGAGCGGCTTTAGCAATTCATCAACCATCACCGTGGCGGCGATGTTTATTCTCGCCGCCGGCCTGCAACACAGCGGTGCGCTCAACCGCATAGGCCAAATGCTTGGGCGGGTGAAATCGCCGTTGATGTTTTTGCTGGTGATGTTTGTTTCGGCGACGGTGATGTCGATGTTCATCAGCAATACCGCCGTGGTGGCGGTGTTTATCCCGATTGTGCTGGCATCGGCCTACAAAATCGGCATGGCGCCGTCAAAAGCCTTGCTTCCTTTGTCGTTGGTGGCGCAGATGGCCGGTTTGACCACGCTGATTGGCACATCAAGCAACCTGCTGGTCAACGGCATTGCCGAGCAGCAGGGCGCGGCCGATTTTGGCGTGTTTGATTTTACCCTGTTCGGCTTGCTGCTTTTAGCCGCCGGTTGCGTGTATTTATTGCTGGTGTACCGCTTCCTGCCTGATACCGGCATGCAGGAAAACGACAGCCGTTCCAATGGTCATTATGTGGCTGAGTTCCAAGTGAAACAAGATTCGCTGCTCATCGGCCAAACCATCAGCGATTCGGCCATGCGCAAAGAATTTCATGCCTTTCCGCTGGCTTTAATCCGCCGTGGTGAAAAATTATCGCTGCCCGCGCATCAGATGGTGCATGTGGACGATGTGTTGCTGATTCGCGCCGAACCGGAAAACCTGCTCGGCTTGCAGCAGCAATTTGGTTTGGAGCTGCACGACAATCAGGACAACAGCCATCAGGAAGAGCAGGATTTGGTGGTGGTTGAAGCCATGATTGCGCCCGGTTCCGATTGGGCGCAAGAGCGGCTGGATACGCTGCAAGACGATGGTTGGAGTCGCAGCGTGCAGGTAATCGGCGTGCAGCGGCGCGGTAACATTGTGCGCAAACAATTAGGCCGTCTGAAATTCAAAGTCGGCGATATTTTATTGTTGCTGGTGCCGCGCAAAGACATCGACGATTTCCGCCGCGACTCGGCTTTTATCGTGTTGGCCGAAGGTGAAAAACCGATGCCGAACAGTTGGCGCGCGCCGTTTTCCATTGTGGTGATGCTGGCGGTGGTGATTGTGGCCGCCTTGGAATGGGCGCACATCAGCATGACTTCGATGATGGGTGCGGTGGCGATGGTGGCTGCAGGCTGCTTGAGTGCCGAAGCTGCCTATAAAGCGATTAACTGGCGGATTATTATTCTGTTGGCCGGTTTGCTGCCTTTGGGCTTGGCCATGACTGAAACCGGCGCGGCGCAATATGTGGTCGATCACACTGTCGGCTTGGTGAAAGATTCCGGCCCCTTGTTGGCATTGGGCGCACTGTATTTGGTGACCAAGCTGCTAACCGAATTCATGAGCAATTCCGGCGTGGCGGTGTTGTTTGCGCCGATTGCCATTTCCACGGCCAAAATGCTCGGCGTGAGTCCGGAGCCGTTTCTGATTGCGGTGATGTTCGCTGCCGGTGCCAGCCTGATGACGCCGGTCGGTTATCAGACCAATACCATGGTGTACGGCGCAGGCGGCTACCGCTTCGGTGATTTTGTGAAAATCGGTTTGCCGCTGAATGTGATTTTGATGGAGCTGACTTTATTGTTGATCCCGATGTTTTGGCCGTTTGAAGGATAA
- a CDS encoding CYTH domain-containing protein yields MSVEIERRFLLKNDDWRDIASAPQTLQQGYLSVEKERTIRVRIIDDQAWLTLKGYISDVSRSEFEYDIPLAHAQTMMATMCPFKMEKRRYRVEFEGFLYEIDEYFGDNAPLIVAEIELPSEDAVFARPDWLGEEITSDGKFTNAYLSKHPYATWEH; encoded by the coding sequence ATGTCTGTTGAAATCGAACGCCGTTTTTTATTGAAAAACGATGATTGGCGCGATATTGCATCGGCGCCGCAAACGCTGCAGCAAGGTTATCTGAGTGTAGAAAAAGAGCGCACCATCCGCGTGCGCATTATTGATGACCAAGCGTGGCTGACGCTGAAAGGCTATATTTCTGATGTGAGCCGCAGCGAATTTGAATATGACATCCCGCTGGCGCACGCGCAAACGATGATGGCAACGATGTGCCCGTTTAAGATGGAAAAACGCCGTTACCGCGTCGAATTTGAAGGTTTTCTCTACGAAATCGACGAATATTTTGGCGACAACGCACCATTGATTGTGGCGGAAATCGAATTGCCGTCTGAAGATGCCGTGTTTGCCCGCCCCGATTGGCTGGGCGAAGAAATCACGTCCGACGGCAAATTCACCAACGCTTATCTGAGCAAACACCCTTACGCCACTTGGGAGCATTAA
- the tnpA gene encoding IS200/IS605 family transposase, whose protein sequence is MEKETDLRRGRHVVFNLHVHLVFVAKYRRKVFTKEILDDMRGIFESVCTDFEAQLVEFDGEDDHVHLLVNYPPKVSISKLVNSLKGVSSRMIRQKNYPSIKQKLWGGALWSPSYFAGSCGGAPITIIRQYIEQQKTPD, encoded by the coding sequence ATGGAAAAAGAAACTGATTTAAGACGTGGTCGGCACGTTGTTTTTAATCTTCATGTACATTTGGTATTTGTCGCAAAATATCGCCGAAAAGTGTTCACAAAAGAAATTTTGGACGATATGCGCGGTATTTTTGAGAGCGTCTGCACCGATTTTGAAGCGCAACTGGTGGAATTTGACGGCGAAGATGACCATGTTCATTTACTTGTGAACTATCCGCCCAAAGTGTCTATTTCAAAACTGGTGAACAGCTTGAAAGGTGTATCTAGCCGCATGATTAGACAGAAAAATTATCCAAGCATCAAACAAAAATTATGGGGCGGTGCGTTGTGGTCGCCGTCTTATTTTGCAGGTAGCTGTGGTGGTGCGCCGATTACGATTATTCGGCAGTATATTGAACAGCAGAAAACGCCTGATTAA
- the metG gene encoding methionine--tRNA ligase → MTRKILVTSALPYANGSIHLGHMVEHIQTDIWVRFQKLRGHECYYCCADDTHGTPVMLAAQKQGLQPEDMIAKVREEHLADFTGFGIGYDNYYSTHSPENKAFSEEIYRALKANGKIESRVIEQLFDPEKQMFLPDRFVKGECPKCHAKDQYGDNCESCGTTYAPTELINPYSAVSGATPVLKESKHFFFKLGECADFLQEWTSGTNALGKPHLQPEALNKMKEWLGEGEETSLSDWDISRDAPYFGFEIPDAPGKYFYVWLDAPVGYMASFKNLCDRIGLDFDEFFKADSQTEMYHFIGKDILYFHALFWTAMLKFSGYRTPSGIFAHGFLTVDGQKMSKSRGTFITAKSYLDQGLNPEWMRYYIAAKLNSKIEDIDLNLNDFISRVNSDLVGKYVNIAARASGFIAKRFEGRLKDVSDSELLAKLTAQSEAVAEQYENREYARALRDIMALADIVNEYVDANKPWELAKQEGQDARLHEVCSELINAFAVLTAYLAPVLPKVAENAAKFLNLDAITWANTRQTLGEHAINKYEHLMQRVEQQQVDNLIEANKQSIQAAVEAAPAEAGKFAPVAEQASFDDFMKIDMRVAKVLNCEAVEGSTKLLKFDLDFGFAQRVIFSGIAASYPNPAELNGRMVIAVANFAPRKMAKFGMSEGMILSAATSEGKLKLLDVDAGAKPGDKVG, encoded by the coding sequence ATGACACGAAAAATTCTAGTGACTTCCGCCCTGCCGTATGCCAACGGCAGCATCCACTTAGGCCACATGGTCGAACACATCCAAACCGATATTTGGGTGCGTTTTCAAAAATTGCGCGGCCACGAGTGCTACTACTGCTGCGCCGACGATACCCACGGCACGCCGGTGATGCTGGCGGCGCAAAAGCAAGGTTTGCAGCCGGAAGACATGATTGCCAAAGTGCGTGAAGAGCATTTGGCCGACTTTACCGGCTTCGGTATCGGCTACGACAATTACTACAGCACCCATTCGCCTGAAAACAAAGCGTTTTCCGAAGAAATCTACCGCGCCTTAAAAGCCAACGGCAAAATCGAAAGCCGCGTCATCGAGCAGCTTTTCGACCCTGAAAAACAAATGTTCCTGCCCGACCGCTTCGTCAAAGGCGAATGCCCGAAATGCCACGCCAAAGACCAATACGGCGACAACTGCGAATCCTGCGGCACTACCTACGCGCCGACTGAATTGATTAACCCGTATTCCGCCGTATCCGGTGCCACGCCGGTGTTGAAAGAATCGAAACACTTCTTCTTCAAGCTGGGCGAATGCGCCGATTTCCTGCAAGAGTGGACTTCCGGTACCAACGCCTTGGGCAAACCGCATTTGCAGCCCGAAGCCTTGAACAAAATGAAAGAATGGTTGGGCGAAGGCGAAGAAACCTCGCTGTCGGATTGGGACATTTCCCGCGACGCACCTTACTTCGGCTTTGAAATCCCCGATGCGCCGGGCAAATATTTTTATGTGTGGCTGGACGCACCGGTGGGCTACATGGCCTCGTTTAAAAACCTGTGCGACCGCATCGGCTTGGATTTCGACGAATTTTTCAAAGCCGACAGCCAAACCGAAATGTATCACTTCATCGGTAAAGACATTTTGTATTTCCACGCGCTGTTTTGGACGGCGATGCTGAAATTTTCCGGCTACCGCACACCGAGCGGCATTTTCGCCCACGGATTTTTGACTGTGGACGGCCAAAAAATGTCCAAATCGCGCGGCACGTTTATCACCGCCAAATCCTATTTGGACCAAGGCCTGAATCCGGAATGGATGCGCTACTACATCGCCGCCAAGCTCAACAGCAAAATCGAAGACATCGATTTGAACCTGAACGACTTTATCAGCCGCGTGAATAGCGATTTGGTCGGCAAATATGTCAACATTGCCGCCCGCGCTTCCGGTTTCATCGCCAAACGTTTTGAAGGCCGTCTGAAAGACGTATCCGATAGCGAATTGCTGGCCAAGCTCACCGCCCAAAGCGAAGCCGTTGCCGAGCAATACGAAAACCGCGAATACGCCCGCGCCCTGCGCGACATCATGGCTTTGGCTGACATCGTGAACGAATACGTTGATGCCAACAAACCTTGGGAATTGGCCAAACAAGAAGGTCAAGACGCGCGCCTGCATGAAGTGTGCAGCGAATTAATCAACGCCTTTGCCGTGTTGACCGCCTACCTGGCACCGGTATTGCCGAAAGTGGCCGAAAACGCCGCCAAATTCCTGAATCTGGACGCGATTACCTGGGCAAACACCCGCCAAACCTTGGGCGAACACGCCATCAACAAATACGAACACCTCATGCAACGAGTGGAGCAACAACAAGTGGACAACTTAATCGAAGCCAACAAACAAAGCATCCAAGCCGCCGTCGAAGCCGCGCCTGCCGAAGCGGGCAAATTCGCGCCGGTGGCCGAGCAAGCCAGCTTTGATGACTTTATGAAAATCGACATGCGCGTGGCCAAAGTGCTGAACTGCGAAGCGGTAGAAGGCAGCACCAAATTGTTGAAATTCGACTTGGATTTCGGCTTTGCGCAACGCGTGATTTTCTCCGGCATCGCCGCCTCTTACCCAAATCCGGCCGAACTCAACGGTCGCATGGTGATTGCCGTGGCCAACTTTGCCCCGCGCAAAATGGCCAAATTCGGCATGAGCGAAGGCATGATCTTGAGCGCGGCCACATCTGAAGGCAAACTGAAATTGCTGGATGTCGATGCCGGTGCGAAACCGGGCGATAAAGTCGGCTAA